In the Anastrepha obliqua isolate idAnaObli1 chromosome 1, idAnaObli1_1.0, whole genome shotgun sequence genome, one interval contains:
- the LOC129242901 gene encoding DDB1- and CUL4-associated factor 10 homolog produces the protein MSFHSWLLRRENGILKSHGDQDFIMRRIYKSMRPLYQWNDKYNKSNNSPLTVNVGGVFNLEFSPEGNLLVAACEKKAIVLFDVVSRQSTQRIMEAHTSNVNCIKFLDSKHFATCSDDTTIALWDLRFMKTKMRSLQGHSNWVKSIEYSKKDNLLVTSAFDGSIFTWDINSYTEQGLIYQKVFHTSGLMRCRISPDCSKLVLCTTGGYLMIIHDLDLTTLHKDLCGFRPIIYRLMQMGKQYIPQAAKFDHVFSKKQKKNRVELVTDFPEENDAEVILALEVHPKGHCFLSRNISYDGATEWLTVHDLEEESEDITEIEKKINESDINRRKRKRSPATNKGEGEADQSQPASSSRENTEDVLLNVNRRLRGPRSNLTDPVTQFATAEVDAASGSGGMPVFVPDIWAAEVTMRDRALRQNRERETNSTNVYNFVYAISSGVLPAAAPNRDSTTSLPMSRNSGFRLLRGATVNASSDESSTSSDDSPPNHRLRSRHRPLSPVSLSSTASSRQTGNHSDRKIFQNPKKLTHYIKELNKEKTFIKEPCFSSDGRIICSPFATGVRLLGFSDDCSIYPYPHNFSSSDRKSQPLSEILTMRAHSEIVLSSRFSPREPLLVTGCRSGKIVWYQPNL, from the exons ATGAGTTTTCATAGTTGGCTTTTGCGACGGGAAAATGGGATTCTAAAAAGTCATGGCGATCAGGATTTTATTATGCGCCGCATATATAAATCAATGCGACCTTTATACCAATGGAAtgacaaatataataaatccaATAATAGTCCTTTAACAGTAAACGTTGGCGGCGTATTCAACTTAGAATTCTCTCCAGAagg GAATTTATTGGTTGCCGCTTGTGAAAAAAAGGCAATCGTACTGTTTGATGTCGTCAGCAGGCAATCTACACAGAGAATCATGGAGGCGCATACATCAAATGTGAACTGCATCAA ATTCCTTGACAGTAAGCATTTTGCCACGTGCTCCGATGATACGACTATCGCTCTTTGGGATTTACGCTTCATGAAAACGAAGATGCGCAGCCTTCAAGGGCATTCGAATTGGGTGAAAAGCATAGAATACTCAAAAAAAGATAATCTGCTCGTAACATCTGCATTCGATGGAAGTATTTTTACATGGGATATTAATTCATATACTGAACAAGGACTGATATACCAAAAAGTTTTCCATACAAGTGGCTTAATGCGATGTCGCATATCACCTGATTGTTCAAAGCTTGTATTGTGTACGACAGGCGGATATCTGATGATCATACACGATTTAGACTTAACAACCTTACACAAAGATTTGTGTGGCTTTCGA cctaTAATATATAGGCTGATGCAGATGGGCAAACAGTATATACCTCAAGCAGCCAAGTTTGATCATGTATTTTCgaaaaagcagaaaaagaaCAGAGTTGAATTGGTTACAGATTTTCCAGAAGAGAATGATGCTGAGGTTATTTTGGCATTGGAG gtGCATCCGAAGGGCCATTGTTTCCTTAGCCGGAATATAAGTTATGATGGCGCAACAGAATGGTTGACAGTGCATGATTTGGAGGAAGAATCAGAAGACATTactgaaattgaaaagaaaattaatgaaagtGACATTAATAGACGAAAACGTAAACGATCCCCTGCTACAAATAAAGGTGAAGGCGAAGCAGATCAAAGTCAGCCAGCAAGCAGTAGTCGAGAAAACACAGAGGATGTATTGTTAAATGTTAATCGTAGGTTGCGTGGTCCTCGATCAAATCTTACAG ATCCTGTTACTCAGTTTGCAACGGCAGAAGTTGATGCGGCATCGGGTAGCGGTGGAATGCCTGTATTTGTTCCCGATATTTGGGCCGCCGAGGTCACTATGCGTGACCGAGCTTTGCGGCAGAACAGAGAACGCGAAACGAATTCAACGAATGTTTACAATTTTGTGTATGCAATAAGCAGCGGTGTACTGCCTGCAGCAGCACCTAATAGAGATTCCACCACCTCATTGCCTATGTCTAGAAATTCTGGATTTAGATTGCTCCGTGGTGCCACAGTAAATGCGAGCAGCGACGAAAGTAGTACTTCAAGTGATGACTCACCGCCTAATCACCGTTTAAGGAGCAGACACCGTCCCTTGTCGCCTGTATCATTATCATCAACAGCATCATCAAGACAAACCGGAAATCATTCCGAtagaaaaatctttcaaaacCCAAAAAAGTTGACCCATTACATAAAAGAATTGAACAAAGAGAAAACATTCATAAAGGAACCATGTTTTTCATCAGATGGTCGCATCATTTGCTCACCATTTGCGACAGGAGTGCGACTGCTGGGATTCTCTGACGATTGCTCAATTTATCCATATCCGCATAATTTTTCAAGTTCAGATAGAAAATCTCAGCCATTGTCAGAGATTCTTACCATGAGAGCTCACTCAGAAATAGTTTTAAGTTCGAGATTCAGCCCTCGGGAACCACTATTAGTAACAGGTTGTCGCAGTGGTAAAATAGTCTGGTATCAGCCAAATCTTTGA
- the LOC129242925 gene encoding GTP-binding protein 2 isoform X3, whose protein sequence is MDCGLLSLFDPDEGIHDIDKTNNNRPTRRSEAKNRKSVGKSKVSSHKKVSDCGSGSSSEGELDMQNNKIIIDFDRGILPPEPQLGNIEYKLKLISPSKHRFEHLVTQMKWRLREGNGEAVYEIGVSDSGHLHGLNEKDMNASLTTLKQMAQKLGASTSVLRRKYVATRRSVAEVLVRKIPDDQHNIEIRVAVLGGAEAGKSTLLGVLTQGEFDNGRGLARLIMFRHMHEIQSGRTSSISHETLGFDSEGTIINYKYNEMMTAEEISDRSTKLVTFMDLAGHRRYMRTTVQALLGYSPHYAMLVVSAGSGCTGTSKEHLSIVRALDMPFFIVVTKTDITSPDQTVQELRQLLTSVGCRKVPFIITNADEAISAASNQVSENVVPIFCVSNVTGAGLNLVTKFLYVLSPSISNLEKERLEQESSEFHIDEIFRVTEVGPVVGGLLVKGVLTENMQMKIGPLPDGSFHSVNVHTIHRNKAPCRVVRAGQSASLSFTPNQYLPQLRSGMALLADTGDPGDEPYGTLLFQAEVSVLFHATAIYVGFQTTIHIGSIRQTAIIRAIEEREKMGTNDSASVLFQFFGHPEYVRPGMRMLFREGTSKGIGVVTKVFPLNKSAG, encoded by the exons ATGGATTGTGGACTCTTAAGTCTCTTCGATCCCGATGAGGGAATCCATGATATcgacaaaacaaataacaaccgTCCAACTCGGAGAAGTGAAGCAAAAAATCGCAAGTCCGTGGGAAAATCAAAAGTAAGCTCACATAAAAAGGTCAGTGATTGCGGGAGTGGCAGTAGCAGCGAAGGAGAATTAGATATGCagaataacaaaattattattgatttCGATCGTGGTATTTTGCCACCCGAACCGCAATTAGGAAATATTGAGTACAAACTGAAACTAATCAGTCCATCTAAGCATCGCTTTGAACACCTTGTTACACAAATGAAATGGAGACTTCGGGAAGGCAATGGTGAAGCAGTTTACGAAATAGGCGTATCTGACTCCGGGCATTTACACGGACTTAACGAAAAGGATATGAACGCTTCACTGACCACACTTAAACAAATGGCCCAAAAGTTAGGCGCCAGTACCTCAGTTTTACGACGGAAATATGTTGCTACACGTCGATCGGTGGCTGAGGTTTTAGTTCGCAAAATACCTGACGATCAACATAATATTGAGATTCGAGTTGCAGTGCTTGGTGGCGCCGAGGCTGGCAAATCCACACTGCTAGGTGTGCTTACACagggcgaatttgacaatgGGCGTGGCTTGGCTCGGCTTATTATGTTTAGGCATATGCACGAAATTCAATCGGGTCGCACTTCTAGCATATCACACGAGACTCTTGGATTCGATTCTGAG GGTACAATTATCAACTACAAATACAATGAAATGATGACAGCCGAGGAAATTAGCGATCGCTCTACAAAGTTGGTCACATTTATGGATTTGGCAGGTCATAGACGCTACATGCGAACAACAGTGCAGGCACTGTTAGGCTATTCACCCCACTACGCTATGCTGGTCGTATCTGCTGGAAGCGGATGTACCGGCACTAGCAAGGAACATCTCTCTATTGTCCGCGCTTTGGATATGCCGTTCTTTATCGTGGTCACCAAGACGGATATTACTAGTCCGGATCAAACAGTGCAGGAGCTGCGCCAACTTCTTACTTCGGTAGGATGCCGAAAGGTGCCGTTTATAATTACAAATGCAGATGAAGCTATCTCGGCAGCATCGAATCAGGTCTCGGAAAACGTTGTACCGATATTTTGCGTTTCAAACGTTACTGGTGCTGGACTCAATCTTGTTACAAAATTTCTCTACGTTCTATCACCGAGTATAAGTAATCTTGAAAAAGAGCGTTTAGAACAAGAGTCGAGTGAGTTTCACATAGACGAAATTTTTCGAGTAACCGAAGTTGGTCCTGTAGTTGGTGGCTTGCTAGTAAAAGGCGTGCTCACAGAAAATATGCAGATGAAAATTGGTCCCTTGCCAGACGGAAGCTTTCATTCCGTTAATGTACATACAATTCATCGAAACAAGGCACCGTGCCGTGTAGTGCGTGCGGGCCAAAGTGCTTCTCTATCTTTCACTCCCAATCAGTATCTTCCTCAGCTTAGAAGTGGTATGGCACTGTTGGCCGATACTGGTGATCCTGGCGACGAACCATACGGCACACTTTTATTCCAG GCTGAAGTGTCCGTCCTGTTTCATGCGACCGCAATTTACGTAGGTTTCCAGACCACTATACATATAGGCAGTATTCGTCAAACAGCAATTATACGAGCCATCGAAGAGCGTGAAAAGATGGGCACCAATGACAGCGCTTCAGTTTTGTTCCAATTCTTTGGACATCCTGAATATGTACGACCAGGCATGCGTATGCTATTTCGCGAGGGCACAAGTAAAGGAATTGGTGTAGTGACGAAAGTATTTCCTCTCAACAAATCCGCCGGATAA
- the LOC129235572 gene encoding 26S proteasome non-ATPase regulatory subunit 9, translating into MVVPMPNPTKDLVLKLMAEKERLESRISEYGNILASNNNVGMQGPLLDADGFPRSDIDVCQVRQARQQIICLQNDHKALMKEIEKNMHKLHAEAAEEQSQSLSHKAAGMHLEDDNELSNTNSEHSVLPTAQVIVKVNMISRGSPAEEAGMQVGDEILEFGTVNSRNFQKDLSQIGDIVRHMQNQRIPLKVQRAGQHLDLILIPKTWGGRGLLGCNIVLPDA; encoded by the exons atggtTGTGCCGATGCCAAACCCAACCAAAGACTTAGTTCTTAAACTTATGGCCGAAAAAGAGAGGCTCGAATCCAGAATATCGGAATATGGTAATATTTTAGCGAGT AATAACAATGTTGGAATGCAAGGACCTTTGTTGGACGCTGATGGCTTTCCGCGGAGTGATATTGATGTTTGCCAAGTGCGGCAAGCGCGCCAACAAATAATTTGCCTACAAAATGACCATAAAGCGTTGATgaaggaaatagaaaaaaatatgcataagtTGCACGCAGAAGCAGCGGAAGAACAGTCACAAAGCTTGTCACACAAAGCAGCTGGGATGCACTTGGAAGATGATAATGAATTGTCCAATACTAATAGTGAACACAGTGTGTTGCCAACAGCGCAAGTTATAGTCAAAGTGAATATGATAAGTCGTGGCTCGCCGGCTGAAGAAGCT GGTATGCAAGTTGGTGATGAGATATTGGAATTTGGCACAGTTAACTCCAGGAACTTTCAAAAGGATCTAAGCCAAATCGGCGACATTGTACGCCATATGCAAAATCAAAGAATTCCATTGAAAGTACAGCGTGCAGGTCAACACTTGGATCTAATACTAATACCT
- the LOC129242925 gene encoding GTP-binding protein 2 isoform X1 gives MFYNVHSICVCIADLWNNIKTHTTNRRRSSAKHPKRVYAPNIADIKKNNHRKISGGKNLTMDCGLLSLFDPDEGIHDIDKTNNNRPTRRSEAKNRKSVGKSKVSSHKKVSDCGSGSSSEGELDMQNNKIIIDFDRGILPPEPQLGNIEYKLKLISPSKHRFEHLVTQMKWRLREGNGEAVYEIGVSDSGHLHGLNEKDMNASLTTLKQMAQKLGASTSVLRRKYVATRRSVAEVLVRKIPDDQHNIEIRVAVLGGAEAGKSTLLGVLTQGEFDNGRGLARLIMFRHMHEIQSGRTSSISHETLGFDSEGTIINYKYNEMMTAEEISDRSTKLVTFMDLAGHRRYMRTTVQALLGYSPHYAMLVVSAGSGCTGTSKEHLSIVRALDMPFFIVVTKTDITSPDQTVQELRQLLTSVGCRKVPFIITNADEAISAASNQVSENVVPIFCVSNVTGAGLNLVTKFLYVLSPSISNLEKERLEQESSEFHIDEIFRVTEVGPVVGGLLVKGVLTENMQMKIGPLPDGSFHSVNVHTIHRNKAPCRVVRAGQSASLSFTPNQYLPQLRSGMALLADTGDPGDEPYGTLLFQAEVSVLFHATAIYVGFQTTIHIGSIRQTAIIRAIEEREKMGTNDSASVLFQFFGHPEYVRPGMRMLFREGTSKGIGVVTKVFPLNKSAG, from the exons ATGTTTTATAATGTGCATAGTATTTGTGTGTGCATAGctgatttgtggaacaacatcaagacgcacaccacaaataggaggaggagctcggccaaacacccaaaaagggtgtacgcgccaaatatagctgatataaagaaaaacaatcacCGTAAAATATCAGGCGGTAAGAATTTG ACCATGGATTGTGGACTCTTAAGTCTCTTCGATCCCGATGAGGGAATCCATGATATcgacaaaacaaataacaaccgTCCAACTCGGAGAAGTGAAGCAAAAAATCGCAAGTCCGTGGGAAAATCAAAAGTAAGCTCACATAAAAAGGTCAGTGATTGCGGGAGTGGCAGTAGCAGCGAAGGAGAATTAGATATGCagaataacaaaattattattgatttCGATCGTGGTATTTTGCCACCCGAACCGCAATTAGGAAATATTGAGTACAAACTGAAACTAATCAGTCCATCTAAGCATCGCTTTGAACACCTTGTTACACAAATGAAATGGAGACTTCGGGAAGGCAATGGTGAAGCAGTTTACGAAATAGGCGTATCTGACTCCGGGCATTTACACGGACTTAACGAAAAGGATATGAACGCTTCACTGACCACACTTAAACAAATGGCCCAAAAGTTAGGCGCCAGTACCTCAGTTTTACGACGGAAATATGTTGCTACACGTCGATCGGTGGCTGAGGTTTTAGTTCGCAAAATACCTGACGATCAACATAATATTGAGATTCGAGTTGCAGTGCTTGGTGGCGCCGAGGCTGGCAAATCCACACTGCTAGGTGTGCTTACACagggcgaatttgacaatgGGCGTGGCTTGGCTCGGCTTATTATGTTTAGGCATATGCACGAAATTCAATCGGGTCGCACTTCTAGCATATCACACGAGACTCTTGGATTCGATTCTGAG GGTACAATTATCAACTACAAATACAATGAAATGATGACAGCCGAGGAAATTAGCGATCGCTCTACAAAGTTGGTCACATTTATGGATTTGGCAGGTCATAGACGCTACATGCGAACAACAGTGCAGGCACTGTTAGGCTATTCACCCCACTACGCTATGCTGGTCGTATCTGCTGGAAGCGGATGTACCGGCACTAGCAAGGAACATCTCTCTATTGTCCGCGCTTTGGATATGCCGTTCTTTATCGTGGTCACCAAGACGGATATTACTAGTCCGGATCAAACAGTGCAGGAGCTGCGCCAACTTCTTACTTCGGTAGGATGCCGAAAGGTGCCGTTTATAATTACAAATGCAGATGAAGCTATCTCGGCAGCATCGAATCAGGTCTCGGAAAACGTTGTACCGATATTTTGCGTTTCAAACGTTACTGGTGCTGGACTCAATCTTGTTACAAAATTTCTCTACGTTCTATCACCGAGTATAAGTAATCTTGAAAAAGAGCGTTTAGAACAAGAGTCGAGTGAGTTTCACATAGACGAAATTTTTCGAGTAACCGAAGTTGGTCCTGTAGTTGGTGGCTTGCTAGTAAAAGGCGTGCTCACAGAAAATATGCAGATGAAAATTGGTCCCTTGCCAGACGGAAGCTTTCATTCCGTTAATGTACATACAATTCATCGAAACAAGGCACCGTGCCGTGTAGTGCGTGCGGGCCAAAGTGCTTCTCTATCTTTCACTCCCAATCAGTATCTTCCTCAGCTTAGAAGTGGTATGGCACTGTTGGCCGATACTGGTGATCCTGGCGACGAACCATACGGCACACTTTTATTCCAG GCTGAAGTGTCCGTCCTGTTTCATGCGACCGCAATTTACGTAGGTTTCCAGACCACTATACATATAGGCAGTATTCGTCAAACAGCAATTATACGAGCCATCGAAGAGCGTGAAAAGATGGGCACCAATGACAGCGCTTCAGTTTTGTTCCAATTCTTTGGACATCCTGAATATGTACGACCAGGCATGCGTATGCTATTTCGCGAGGGCACAAGTAAAGGAATTGGTGTAGTGACGAAAGTATTTCCTCTCAACAAATCCGCCGGATAA
- the LOC129242917 gene encoding protein VAC14 homolog: MESPYAPLSESCAKALADKAYEKRKVASQEIEKMVTEFNMKKNSVQIRKLIEVLSNDFATSRDPNRRKGGLIGLAATSLGLGKDSERYVSELVTPILNCLSDPDVRVRYFACESLYNVVKVARAAIIPFFPELFSALSRLVADSDQMVKDGSELLDRLLKDIVTESSQTFNLEAFIPLLKERVYATNSFARQYVISWISILNAVPEINMVIYLTDILDGLFTMLEDNTLEIQRMCETTLSQFLKSIRIDSTSVRMEDTINILIIHAQSPNELIKSIAITWIREFVQIFGPNVLPYASGIFTAILPCLEYNVESKKNIKECAVSVNTSIMLLISAKEHKSKNIEKIDLRSVMEVLSQYLTHNSVHTKVAVLKWIHHLFTHFPNEMSPHANNLSTNLLGILSDNSDEVVLQCLSVLAEILNSTYSKDSSDFNKVHYRKFLLSLINLFGEEKKFLDNRASLIIRQLCVLLNAEYIYRTFAEIIDEEVTKFASTMVRLLNMILLTSPELFELRNSLRDITNEHSADLFKCLYKSWAHCPVSTLSLCLLAQSYQHVSQLVVLFGDVEITLELLSELDKLVQLIESPIFAPLRLTLVSKANNSADAQHLAHALFGVLMLLPQTDAFNLLKNRLQCVPNYWGQTPIDEKNSLQYKSKINFENLLQHFKKVQESQRALRIQQRRNIILPEEN; this comes from the exons ATGGAATCCCCATACGCCCCTTTAAGCGAAAGCTGCGCCAAGGCACTGGCGGACAAGGCTTACGAAAAGCGTAAAGTAGCCTCACAGGAAatagaaaa GATGGTGACGGAATTTAATATGAAGAAGAACTCTGTACAGATACGAAAATTGATAGAAGTACTTTCTAATGATTTCGCGACGTCCCGAGACCCTAATCGACGTAAGGGCGGATTAATCGGTTTAGCAGCAACCAGCCTTGGACTAGGAAAG gaTTCGGAGCGTTATGTGAGTGAATTGGTTACACCTATTCTGAACTGCCTTAGTGACCCAGATGTTCGGGTGCGCTATTTCGCCTGCGAATCTTTATACAATGTAGTTAAAGTAGCGAGAGCAGCTATCATACCTTTCTTTCCAGAATTATTTTCTGCATTATCGCGGTTGGTAGCTGATTCTGATCAAATGGTAAAGGATGGCAGTGAGTTGCTGGATCGCTTGCTAAAG GATATTGTCACTGAGTCTTCGCAGACGTTTAATTTAGAGGCATTTATACCACTTCTAAAAGAACGCGTTTACGCAACCAATTCATTTGCTAGACAATACGTTATATCGTGGATATCGATTTTGAACGCAGTTCCCGAAATAAATATGGTCATTTATTTAACCGACATTTTAGATGGGCTTTTTACAATGTTGGAGGACAACACCCTAGAAATTCAACGCAT GTGCGAAACAACGCTAAGCCAGTTCCTGAAATCCATTCGAATCGACTCGACTTCTGTGCGGATGGAGGATACAATAAATATTCTAATTATTCATGCACAGTCGCCTAATGAACTTATAAAA TCAATTGCTATAACCTGGATACGCGAATTCGTTCAAATATTTGGACCAAATGTATTGCCTTATGCCAGCGGaatatttactgcaattttaCCTTGTCTGGAGTACAACGTTGAATCTAAGAAGA ATATCAAGGAGTGTGCAGTTTCTGTCAATACCTCGATAATGTTATTAATATCAGCTAAAGAAcacaaatcgaaaaatattgagaaaataGATTTACGTTCTGTCATGGAAGTGCTTTCGCAGTATTTGACACATAACTCGGTGCACACAAAAGTTGCCGTGCTAAAATGGATTCACCATCTATTTACACATTTTCCCAACGAG ATGTCACCACATGCAAACAATTTGAGTACTAACTTGCTAGGCATATTATCGGACAATTCGGACGAGGTTGTACTTCAGTGCTTATCGGTGTTAgcggaaattttaaattcaacttATAGTAAAG ACTCCAGTGACTTCAATAAAGTGCACTATCGTAAATTCCTACTAAGTTTGATCAACTTATTTGGCGAGGAAAAGAAGTTTTTGGACAATCGTGCAAGTCTTATAATTAG GCAATTATGCGTATTGCTGAATGCGGAGTATATCTATCGTACCTTCGCCGAAATCATTGATGAAGAAGTTACTAAATTTGCCTCGACAATGGTACGCTTACTTAACATGATATTGTTGACATCACCCGAGCTCTTTGAACTACGGAATTCTTTACGAGACATTACAAATGAACATTCAGCAGATTTATTTAAATGTCTTTATAAGAGTTGGGCCCACTGTCCTGTCTCCACACTATCTCTATGCCTGCTGGCGCAAAGTTATCAACATGTTTCACAACTTGTAGTACTGTT CGGTGATGTGGAAATAACTTTGGAACTACTGAGCGAATTGGACAAATTAGTACAGCTTATAGAATCGCCGATTTTTGCAC CCTTACGTCTCACGTTGGTTTCAAAAGCAAATAACTCTGCAGATGCGCAGCACCTGGCGCACGCGCTATTTGGTGTTCTCATGCTTTTACCCCAAACGGATGCTTTCAACTTATTGAAGAATCGCTTGCAATGTGTACCCAACTATTGGGGTCAAACGCCAAT CGATGAAAAAAATTCACTGCAGTATaaaagcaaaatcaattttgaaaacttgttgCAACATTTTAAGAAGGTTCAAGAATCTCAACGGGCATTACGGATTCAACAGCGACGGAATATCATTCTACCTGAggaaaattaa
- the LOC129242925 gene encoding GTP-binding protein 2 isoform X2 encodes MKKFRKTMDCGLLSLFDPDEGIHDIDKTNNNRPTRRSEAKNRKSVGKSKVSSHKKVSDCGSGSSSEGELDMQNNKIIIDFDRGILPPEPQLGNIEYKLKLISPSKHRFEHLVTQMKWRLREGNGEAVYEIGVSDSGHLHGLNEKDMNASLTTLKQMAQKLGASTSVLRRKYVATRRSVAEVLVRKIPDDQHNIEIRVAVLGGAEAGKSTLLGVLTQGEFDNGRGLARLIMFRHMHEIQSGRTSSISHETLGFDSEGTIINYKYNEMMTAEEISDRSTKLVTFMDLAGHRRYMRTTVQALLGYSPHYAMLVVSAGSGCTGTSKEHLSIVRALDMPFFIVVTKTDITSPDQTVQELRQLLTSVGCRKVPFIITNADEAISAASNQVSENVVPIFCVSNVTGAGLNLVTKFLYVLSPSISNLEKERLEQESSEFHIDEIFRVTEVGPVVGGLLVKGVLTENMQMKIGPLPDGSFHSVNVHTIHRNKAPCRVVRAGQSASLSFTPNQYLPQLRSGMALLADTGDPGDEPYGTLLFQAEVSVLFHATAIYVGFQTTIHIGSIRQTAIIRAIEEREKMGTNDSASVLFQFFGHPEYVRPGMRMLFREGTSKGIGVVTKVFPLNKSAG; translated from the exons ATGAAGAAATTTCGAAag ACCATGGATTGTGGACTCTTAAGTCTCTTCGATCCCGATGAGGGAATCCATGATATcgacaaaacaaataacaaccgTCCAACTCGGAGAAGTGAAGCAAAAAATCGCAAGTCCGTGGGAAAATCAAAAGTAAGCTCACATAAAAAGGTCAGTGATTGCGGGAGTGGCAGTAGCAGCGAAGGAGAATTAGATATGCagaataacaaaattattattgatttCGATCGTGGTATTTTGCCACCCGAACCGCAATTAGGAAATATTGAGTACAAACTGAAACTAATCAGTCCATCTAAGCATCGCTTTGAACACCTTGTTACACAAATGAAATGGAGACTTCGGGAAGGCAATGGTGAAGCAGTTTACGAAATAGGCGTATCTGACTCCGGGCATTTACACGGACTTAACGAAAAGGATATGAACGCTTCACTGACCACACTTAAACAAATGGCCCAAAAGTTAGGCGCCAGTACCTCAGTTTTACGACGGAAATATGTTGCTACACGTCGATCGGTGGCTGAGGTTTTAGTTCGCAAAATACCTGACGATCAACATAATATTGAGATTCGAGTTGCAGTGCTTGGTGGCGCCGAGGCTGGCAAATCCACACTGCTAGGTGTGCTTACACagggcgaatttgacaatgGGCGTGGCTTGGCTCGGCTTATTATGTTTAGGCATATGCACGAAATTCAATCGGGTCGCACTTCTAGCATATCACACGAGACTCTTGGATTCGATTCTGAG GGTACAATTATCAACTACAAATACAATGAAATGATGACAGCCGAGGAAATTAGCGATCGCTCTACAAAGTTGGTCACATTTATGGATTTGGCAGGTCATAGACGCTACATGCGAACAACAGTGCAGGCACTGTTAGGCTATTCACCCCACTACGCTATGCTGGTCGTATCTGCTGGAAGCGGATGTACCGGCACTAGCAAGGAACATCTCTCTATTGTCCGCGCTTTGGATATGCCGTTCTTTATCGTGGTCACCAAGACGGATATTACTAGTCCGGATCAAACAGTGCAGGAGCTGCGCCAACTTCTTACTTCGGTAGGATGCCGAAAGGTGCCGTTTATAATTACAAATGCAGATGAAGCTATCTCGGCAGCATCGAATCAGGTCTCGGAAAACGTTGTACCGATATTTTGCGTTTCAAACGTTACTGGTGCTGGACTCAATCTTGTTACAAAATTTCTCTACGTTCTATCACCGAGTATAAGTAATCTTGAAAAAGAGCGTTTAGAACAAGAGTCGAGTGAGTTTCACATAGACGAAATTTTTCGAGTAACCGAAGTTGGTCCTGTAGTTGGTGGCTTGCTAGTAAAAGGCGTGCTCACAGAAAATATGCAGATGAAAATTGGTCCCTTGCCAGACGGAAGCTTTCATTCCGTTAATGTACATACAATTCATCGAAACAAGGCACCGTGCCGTGTAGTGCGTGCGGGCCAAAGTGCTTCTCTATCTTTCACTCCCAATCAGTATCTTCCTCAGCTTAGAAGTGGTATGGCACTGTTGGCCGATACTGGTGATCCTGGCGACGAACCATACGGCACACTTTTATTCCAG GCTGAAGTGTCCGTCCTGTTTCATGCGACCGCAATTTACGTAGGTTTCCAGACCACTATACATATAGGCAGTATTCGTCAAACAGCAATTATACGAGCCATCGAAGAGCGTGAAAAGATGGGCACCAATGACAGCGCTTCAGTTTTGTTCCAATTCTTTGGACATCCTGAATATGTACGACCAGGCATGCGTATGCTATTTCGCGAGGGCACAAGTAAAGGAATTGGTGTAGTGACGAAAGTATTTCCTCTCAACAAATCCGCCGGATAA